The following are from one region of the Magallana gigas chromosome 4, xbMagGiga1.1, whole genome shotgun sequence genome:
- the LOC117690865 gene encoding E3 SUMO-protein ligase ZBED1 has product MASEDYIKLTKPLGSKSGVWETFGLPVYENNGARSTDKSKVVCKLCNAHLKYNGNTTNMQKHIDRHHMSVSSSSRSVTSDTDSEAEKVKIDASQRRTVSGQLRLTELNSTKYSFDSQKAKTLNRKVGVFIAKDLRPLSIVDNLHFREFVRELDPRYSLPTRKYFSEKVIPQLYSEVKDKIIAELKETESVALTTDSWTSRACESYVTITVHFMQSDWNMKSYVLQTRHLDVSHTGVNIGNVLKEALTEWKLPTEHEVALVTDNASNMEIAAKTADLQPHIGCFAHTVNLACQRGLKVSALGRLLGRIRKVVSYFHRSTTATAVLKSKQQQLSLPIHKLVQDVQTRWNSSYEMIQRYLEQEPAIHAALSSPEIKKNIRDVVTLSCDDISEAEHVLKVLEPLKTVTNIMCAEHSPTVSLIYPMKAVILENMAENVQDSNLVREVKQAIRENLSKRYTEEDTAEFLLLCAALDPRFKCLPRLEQNEKDEVYGNIERKVLLLGDGPVKVKIEPLEPGTETTDAQALPSFLNNNLPDFPTLNQSEDAPAECDLECPPPAKKIKKSAIEQLLGDVYIVSATPGKTMAQRVKSELENFKKQSSIPLNANPLLWWKTNESHFPLLARLAKNLLGIPSTSVPSERVFSTAGDIVTATRSALSAENVDRLIFLKKNL; this is encoded by the exons ATGGCGTCGGAAGATTACATCAAGTTAACAAAACCGTTAGGCAGTAAATCTGGAGTATGGGAGACGTTTGGGTTGCCCGTTTATGAAAATAACGGGGCACGCAGTACAGATAAATCAAAGGTTGTGTGTAAATTGTGTAATGCGCATTTAAAGTACAATGGAAACACTACGAATATGCAGAAACACATCGACAGACACCACATGTCTGTTTCATCTTCATCTCGTTCCGTTACTAGCGATACTGATAGTGAGGCAGAGAAAGTGAAGATCGATGCGTCACAGCGACGAACAGTAAGTGGACAATTACGTCTTACAGAATTAAATTCCACAAAGTATTCATTCGACTCTCAGAAGGCAAAAACGTTGAACAGAAAAGTTGGAGTGTTTATTGCTAAAGATTTGAGGCCACTGTCTATCGTCGATAACTTGCATTTTCGTGAGTTCGTCAGAGAGTTGGACCCAAGATACTCTTTACCTACAAGAAAATACTTTTCAGAGAAAGTTATCCCTCAATTGTATAGCGAAGTAAAAGACAAAATAATTGCTGAACTCAAAGAAACAGAGTCTGTTGCATTAACCACTGATTCATGGACCTCCAGAGCATGTGAAAGTTATGTCACGATTACTGTGCATTTTATGCAGTCTGATTGGAATATGAAGTCCTATGTACTGCAGACAAGACATTTAGATGTCTCCCACACTGGAGTGAACATAGGCAATGTACTGAAAGAAGCACTCACAGAATGGAAATTGCCAACAGAACATGAAGTAGCACTAGTGACAGACAATGCATCCAACATGGAAATTGCAGCCAAAACAGCTGATCTACAGCCTCACATAGGCTGTTTTGCTCACACAGTTAATTTGGCATGTCAAAGGGGACTGAAAGTTTCTGCACTGGGCAGGCTGCTTGGCAGGATACGTAAAGTTGTAAGCTATTTTCATCGCTCTACGACAGCAACTGCTGTGCTTAAATCAAAGCAACAACAGCTGAGTTTACCCATTCACAAATTAGTCCAGGATGTCCAGACAAGATGGAATAGCAGCTACGAGATGATTCAGAGATATCTTGAACAGGAACCAGCAATCCATGCAGCTCTCTCTTCtccagaaataaaaaagaacattcGAGATGTAGTCACCCTGTCATGTGATGACATATCTGAAGCTGAACATGTCTTGAAAGTCTTGGAACCATTAAAAACTGTCACTAATATCATGTGTGCAGAGCATTCACCCACAGTCTCTTTAATTTATCCAATGAAAGCAGTTATTCTAGAAAATATGGCAGAAAATGTGCAGGATTCAAATCTTGTGAGAGAGGTGAAACAAGCCATAAGAGAAAATCTATCAAAGCGATACACGGAAGAAGACACAGCAGAATTTTTATTGCTTTGTGCAGCGTTAGATCCTCGCTTCAAATGTCTTCCTAGACTTGAACAAAATGAGAAAGATGAAGTTTATGGAAACATTGAGAGAAAAGTACTTCTCCTAGGAGATGGGCCTGTgaaa GTCAAGATTGAACCACTAGAGCCAGGTACAGAAACTACAGACGCTCAGGCATTGCCCTCTTTTCTGAACAACAATTTACCAGATTTCCCAACACTGAATCAGAGTGAAG atgctcCGGCTGAATGTGATCTAGAGTGTCCACCACCAGCAAAGAAAATTAAGAAATCAGCAATAGAACAGCTTCTTGGAGATGTGTATATTGTTTCTGCCACCCCTGGAAAAACAATGGCACAGAGAGTAAAATCAGAACTTGAAAACTTTAAGAAACAATCCTCCATCCCTTTAAATGCAAATCCCCTATTGTGGTGGAAGACAAATGAATCCCACTTTCCACTACTGGCTAGGCTGGCTAAAAACCTACTAGGAATTCCATCAACCAGTGTGCCAAGTGAAAGGGTATTCAGCACAGCGGGGGACATAGTCACTGCCACAAGGAGTGCACTGAGTGCTGAAAATGTTGATAGGCtcatttttctaaaaaagaaCCTGTAA